A genomic region of Streptomyces rimosus contains the following coding sequences:
- a CDS encoding amidohydrolase has translation MSTVRNTEAAGADLLVHGGTVLTVDDSGTVLPDGAVAVRDGEIIAVGPADALRAAHPAAEEIDATGCLVLPGLVNTHTHLAMTLLRGHADDVDLQEFLGRVVPRENALLSPEAVTAGLRLAIAESVRGGVTTALDMYWFHEAAERVARDAGWRLLSGPTFMDVPGPPDRMPYGNRMDWARRHLDGLRPSPGTRPVVFAHSAYTLDAGQLTDIAALAKEYGALLHLHAAENAAEVATVRERYGKRPVELLESLGLLGPDTLLAHAVELTDTEIAALARSGTGVAHCPVSNLKLGCGVARVPELLRQGVRVGLGTDGAVSSNSLDMVGALGMAALIHKAGGDPTAVGAEQAVRMATIEGARALGLGGHLGSLEVGKRADLAVLDLGGPHLAPRHDPWSTLAYSARAGDVRDTVVDGRVLMRDRRLTTLDEAAVAGAAEAVVRSV, from the coding sequence ATGAGCACCGTACGGAACACCGAAGCGGCGGGCGCCGACCTGCTGGTGCACGGCGGGACGGTCCTGACCGTCGACGACTCCGGCACCGTGCTGCCCGACGGCGCGGTCGCCGTACGGGACGGGGAGATCATCGCGGTCGGCCCGGCCGACGCGCTGCGCGCCGCCCACCCCGCGGCCGAGGAGATCGACGCCACCGGCTGCCTGGTCCTCCCCGGGCTGGTCAACACCCACACCCACCTGGCGATGACGCTGCTGCGCGGCCACGCCGACGACGTGGACCTCCAGGAATTCCTGGGCAGGGTGGTGCCGCGGGAGAACGCGCTGCTGTCCCCCGAAGCGGTGACCGCGGGCCTGCGGCTGGCCATCGCGGAAAGCGTGCGGGGCGGGGTGACCACCGCGCTGGACATGTACTGGTTCCACGAGGCGGCCGAGCGGGTCGCGCGGGACGCGGGCTGGCGGCTGCTGTCCGGCCCGACGTTCATGGACGTACCGGGGCCGCCCGACCGGATGCCGTACGGGAACCGGATGGACTGGGCGCGCCGCCACCTCGACGGCCTCCGTCCCTCCCCCGGCACCCGGCCGGTGGTCTTCGCGCACAGCGCCTACACCCTGGACGCCGGGCAGCTGACGGACATCGCGGCGCTGGCGAAGGAGTACGGCGCGCTGCTGCACCTGCACGCGGCGGAGAACGCCGCCGAGGTGGCGACGGTGCGCGAGCGGTACGGCAAGCGGCCGGTGGAGCTGCTGGAGTCGCTGGGCCTGCTGGGCCCGGACACGCTGCTGGCGCACGCGGTCGAGCTGACCGACACCGAGATCGCGGCGCTGGCCCGTAGCGGTACGGGCGTCGCGCACTGCCCGGTCTCCAACCTCAAGCTGGGCTGCGGCGTCGCCCGGGTCCCGGAGCTGCTGCGCCAGGGCGTACGGGTCGGGCTGGGCACGGACGGCGCGGTCAGCTCCAACTCCCTGGACATGGTGGGGGCGCTGGGCATGGCGGCGCTGATCCACAAGGCGGGCGGCGACCCGACGGCGGTCGGCGCCGAGCAGGCCGTACGGATGGCGACGATCGAGGGCGCGCGGGCGCTGGGGCTCGGCGGGCACCTCGGTTCGCTGGAGGTGGGCAAGCGGGCGGACCTGGCAGTACTGGACCTGGGCGGTCCGCACCTGGCGCCGCGGCACGACCCGTGGTCGACGCTGGCGTACTCGGCGCGGGCCGGCGACGTCCGGGACACGGTCGTCGACGGCCGGGTCCTGATGCGCGACCGCCGGCTGACGACGCTGGACGAGGCGGCCGTGGCCGGTGCGGCGGAGGCGGTCGTCCGGTCCGTCTGA